The following proteins come from a genomic window of Geothrix edaphica:
- a CDS encoding S1 family peptidase, with product MRLLAALLLPALLLGPILRAQETALAPAVKARVTEASFEVVVLRPDPDKDPVSYEKELPWDLVPFNIRNDRYISIGTAFAVSKTELVTAHHVFKPVHASMGYQTCFIRDAKQNVWEVDQILALDEQRDVIRFTVKGRTFDRWLDLRPGFQVNETVFTVGNAYGEGLVIRPGEVIGTLPEPMRGAWSILKSSAGVNPGNSGGPLVDPQGRVVGLVQGKKDNICYSLPTDELKAVKANTAAFDNKISFSFALFPENSKALDRTFNLPLPRRYADLRKELAARESAFYTQSMDNLFSSLGAELFPGGEASEAAIGDIPTSTDPEVIFRDKTTKTWSISGLEYKSNEIPKNGRLRYAQANGVYLFRIHRPDGVSLADLLAKPKLTMDLLLKGAQVTRTVGGQDIRVTSFGQPYQIQPHIDRFGRPWQQAIWFTPYDDGTVLTYTTVVPSGVVMAVKFVDSSSLMPWLYDLSKFLDYTYVPYGGKLSDWVEYLQHREQVPSALKDMAFTFKEGRSLHLQALWAKLDLDASHVDLSPKAFLILNMGFSRRGEDVAWDLRRVSISEDEEDNYFVVLKHIHPTPGVPEGDQKHWKEIAKQRHPYTQRTFEEDGASRIAAVHPAFLKPGAAPAESPDLYTLYLARVGKVDDKEMQTRIQALLRAITPVNGASGIQVVRTQAPAAPAAAR from the coding sequence ATGAGACTCCTCGCCGCCCTGCTCCTCCCCGCGCTTCTGCTCGGGCCCATCCTCCGGGCCCAGGAGACGGCCCTGGCTCCGGCCGTCAAGGCGCGGGTCACCGAAGCCAGCTTCGAGGTGGTGGTCCTCCGTCCCGACCCGGACAAGGATCCCGTCTCCTACGAGAAGGAGCTGCCCTGGGACCTGGTGCCTTTCAACATCCGCAATGACCGCTACATCTCCATCGGCACTGCCTTCGCCGTCTCGAAGACCGAGCTGGTCACCGCGCACCACGTCTTCAAGCCGGTCCATGCCTCCATGGGCTACCAAACCTGCTTCATCCGGGACGCCAAGCAGAACGTCTGGGAGGTGGACCAGATCCTCGCGCTCGACGAGCAGCGGGACGTGATCAGGTTCACGGTCAAGGGGCGGACCTTCGACCGGTGGTTGGACCTCCGACCCGGATTCCAGGTCAACGAGACTGTGTTCACCGTGGGCAATGCCTATGGCGAGGGCCTCGTGATCCGCCCCGGCGAAGTGATCGGCACGCTGCCCGAGCCCATGCGCGGCGCCTGGAGCATCCTGAAGAGCAGCGCCGGCGTGAACCCCGGCAACTCCGGCGGCCCGCTGGTGGACCCGCAGGGGCGCGTGGTGGGCCTGGTGCAAGGGAAGAAGGACAACATCTGCTATTCGCTCCCCACCGACGAGCTGAAGGCCGTGAAAGCCAACACCGCGGCCTTCGACAACAAGATCAGCTTCTCCTTCGCGCTGTTCCCAGAAAACTCCAAGGCCCTCGACCGGACGTTCAACCTGCCCCTGCCCCGCCGCTACGCCGACCTCCGGAAGGAGCTCGCGGCCCGGGAATCCGCGTTCTACACCCAGTCCATGGACAATCTCTTCAGCAGCCTCGGCGCGGAGTTGTTTCCGGGGGGCGAGGCCAGTGAGGCCGCCATCGGCGACATCCCGACCAGCACGGATCCCGAGGTCATCTTCCGGGACAAGACCACCAAGACCTGGAGCATCTCCGGCCTGGAGTACAAGAGCAACGAGATCCCCAAGAACGGCCGCCTCCGCTACGCCCAGGCGAACGGCGTGTACCTCTTCAGGATCCACCGCCCGGACGGGGTCAGCCTCGCCGACCTCCTCGCGAAGCCGAAGCTCACCATGGACCTCCTGCTCAAGGGCGCCCAGGTCACGCGCACCGTCGGCGGGCAGGACATCCGCGTGACCTCGTTCGGCCAGCCCTACCAGATCCAGCCCCACATCGACCGCTTCGGCCGCCCCTGGCAGCAGGCCATCTGGTTCACGCCCTACGACGACGGCACGGTTCTCACCTACACGACCGTCGTGCCCTCGGGCGTGGTGATGGCCGTCAAGTTCGTGGATTCCTCGTCCCTGATGCCCTGGCTCTACGACCTGTCGAAGTTCCTGGACTACACCTACGTGCCCTACGGCGGCAAGCTCAGCGACTGGGTGGAGTATCTTCAGCACCGCGAACAGGTCCCTTCCGCGCTCAAGGACATGGCCTTCACCTTCAAGGAGGGCCGCTCCCTCCATCTCCAGGCCCTCTGGGCGAAGCTGGACCTGGATGCCTCCCACGTGGACCTGTCGCCCAAGGCCTTCCTCATCCTGAACATGGGCTTTTCCCGACGAGGAGAGGACGTCGCCTGGGACCTGCGCCGCGTGAGCATCTCGGAGGACGAGGAGGACAACTACTTCGTCGTGCTCAAGCACATCCATCCCACGCCGGGCGTGCCGGAGGGGGACCAGAAGCACTGGAAGGAGATCGCGAAGCAGCGGCATCCCTACACCCAGCGCACCTTCGAGGAGGACGGCGCCAGCCGGATCGCCGCGGTGCATCCCGCCTTCCTCAAGCCCGGCGCCGCTCCGGCCGAGAGCCCGGACCTGTATACCCTCTACCTGGCCCGTGTGGGCAAGGTGGACGACAAGGAGATGCAGACCCGGATCCAGGCGCTGCTCCGGGCCATCACTCCCGTCAACGGAGCGTCCGGAATCCAGGTGGTGCGGACGCAGGCCCCAGCCGCACCCGCCGCGGCGCGCTAG
- a CDS encoding ribonuclease HII, with the protein MNPLDWDLGNVPPGVAWGGVDEAGRGAWAGPVVAACAVLDADTVRRWGHVLRGVRDSKQLTPEKREVLAAELKAILPAYGIAEVEPMAIDRENILEATLMAMRQSVKDLSLRPRLLFIDGNRGPKTGLPERLVVDGDAISCAIGAASILAKAHRDAFMIALEEAYPGYGFGQHKGYGTALHRARIVALGVSPVHRISYAPVAALQRVDEELRDALHHSLDHCASVAELQAWVGTDLRPAYGRLKLVWVETLRRRYADRLAQFANREGLE; encoded by the coding sequence GTGAATCCCCTGGACTGGGATCTCGGCAACGTGCCGCCGGGCGTGGCCTGGGGCGGCGTGGACGAGGCGGGCCGTGGCGCCTGGGCGGGCCCGGTGGTGGCGGCCTGCGCGGTGCTGGATGCGGACACCGTGCGGCGGTGGGGCCACGTGCTGAGGGGCGTCCGGGACAGCAAGCAGCTGACGCCGGAGAAGCGCGAGGTCCTGGCGGCCGAGCTGAAGGCCATCCTGCCGGCCTACGGCATCGCCGAGGTGGAGCCCATGGCCATCGACCGGGAGAACATCCTGGAAGCCACCCTGATGGCCATGCGGCAGAGTGTGAAGGACCTGTCCCTCCGCCCCCGCCTCCTGTTCATCGATGGCAACCGTGGGCCGAAGACGGGCCTGCCGGAGCGCCTGGTGGTGGACGGGGACGCCATCAGCTGCGCCATCGGGGCGGCCAGCATCCTGGCCAAGGCCCATCGGGATGCCTTCATGATCGCCTTGGAGGAGGCCTACCCGGGCTATGGCTTCGGCCAGCACAAGGGCTACGGCACGGCCCTCCACCGGGCCCGGATCGTCGCGCTGGGCGTGTCTCCCGTCCACCGCATCAGCTACGCGCCCGTGGCCGCCCTCCAGCGCGTGGACGAGGAACTGCGCGATGCGCTCCACCACAGCCTCGACCACTGCGCCAGCGTGGCGGAGCTGCAGGCCTGGGTGGGGACCGATCTGAGGCCCGCCTACGGCCGGCTGAAGCTGGTGTGGGTGGAGACCCTGCGCCGGCGCTATGCAGACCGCCTGGCCCAGTTCGCGAACCGGGAAGGCCTGGAATGA
- a CDS encoding glycosyltransferase family 2 protein, whose amino-acid sequence MRIAAILAAHNEADRIGPVLEGLRPFGLHRVLVVDDGSADRTGAVAAGHGAEVLRLGPGQGGGKGQALRAGIARLRPDAFDFYLFLDADGQHDPADLQRFLEHLAAHPRTDFLIGSRFLDRAKIPPKRWRTNALGTWTLGRIAGVTWEDSQSGFRMIRKKVLDRLDLRSTGFAIEMEISMKAADWNLRWAHIPIRAIYQPGPVRSHFRGVMDTWLIAWESLKC is encoded by the coding sequence GTGAGGATCGCCGCGATCCTCGCCGCCCACAATGAGGCGGATCGCATCGGGCCGGTGCTGGAGGGGTTGCGGCCCTTCGGCCTCCACCGCGTGCTGGTGGTGGATGACGGGTCCGCGGACCGCACCGGCGCCGTGGCCGCCGGCCACGGCGCCGAGGTGCTGCGCCTGGGGCCCGGGCAGGGCGGGGGCAAAGGTCAGGCCCTGCGGGCGGGCATCGCCCGGCTGCGCCCCGATGCCTTCGACTTCTATCTGTTCCTGGATGCCGACGGCCAGCACGATCCGGCGGATCTCCAGCGGTTCCTGGAGCATCTCGCCGCCCATCCCAGGACCGACTTCCTCATCGGCTCCCGCTTCCTGGACCGGGCCAAGATCCCGCCCAAGCGCTGGCGCACCAATGCGCTGGGCACCTGGACGCTGGGCCGCATCGCGGGCGTGACCTGGGAGGACAGCCAGAGCGGCTTCCGCATGATCCGCAAGAAGGTGCTGGACCGGCTGGACCTCCGCTCCACAGGCTTCGCCATCGAGATGGAGATCTCGATGAAGGCCGCGGACTGGAACCTGCGCTGGGCGCACATCCCCATCCGGGCCATCTATCAGCCGGGGCCTGTGAGGAGTCATTTTCGAGGGGTGATGGATACTTGGCTGATCGCCTGGGAGTCCCTGAAGTGCTAG
- a CDS encoding NUDIX domain-containing protein, with translation MTEVALALIGREGRWFLQRRAGSNPVLPGLWEFPGGKVEPAETPLEALRRELLEEIGLELEAATALPVLEGPVRLHPFLVEAPGRPRTDLAWGWFSPGEMANLPVPPANESLIHRLGDPQAGRQNPI, from the coding sequence ATGACGGAGGTGGCCCTGGCTCTGATCGGCCGGGAGGGACGCTGGTTCCTCCAGCGCCGGGCGGGCTCGAATCCGGTGCTCCCGGGCCTGTGGGAATTCCCGGGCGGGAAGGTGGAGCCTGCGGAGACGCCGCTCGAGGCGCTGCGCCGGGAGCTCCTGGAGGAGATCGGGCTGGAACTCGAAGCGGCCACCGCGCTGCCGGTCCTGGAAGGGCCGGTGCGCCTCCACCCCTTCCTGGTCGAAGCGCCGGGCCGGCCGCGCACGGACCTGGCCTGGGGCTGGTTCTCGCCGGGAGAGATGGCGAACCTGCCCGTCCCGCCGGCCAATGAAAGCCTCATCCACCGGCTGGGAGACCCGCAGGCCGGGCGTCAAAACCCGATCTGA